The Halalkalibacter krulwichiae genome has a segment encoding these proteins:
- a CDS encoding GNAT family N-acetyltransferase, translated as MKFSTDRLTIRPFQSEDLHDVFHIYKNEETCKYLLHDKWTDENMLKRFNEKVENRSLVKGTTLSLAVVNQTKVIGDLSVWYTDMRDTVEIGYSFSEEVSGKGYATEAVSSLVRMLFHEFQVHRIQANLDARNIASQKLCECIGMRKEAHFIQDFWNKNEWTDSLIYGMLLSDLK; from the coding sequence TTGAAATTTAGCACTGATAGATTAACGATTAGGCCGTTTCAGAGTGAGGATCTTCATGATGTCTTTCATATTTACAAGAACGAGGAGACATGTAAATATCTCTTACATGATAAGTGGACAGATGAAAATATGCTGAAAAGATTTAATGAAAAGGTAGAAAATCGTTCACTCGTAAAAGGTACAACTTTAAGTTTAGCAGTAGTAAATCAAACGAAAGTGATAGGCGATTTATCTGTGTGGTATACAGATATGAGAGATACTGTTGAAATTGGTTATAGCTTTTCTGAGGAAGTTTCAGGAAAGGGTTACGCTACAGAGGCCGTGAGTTCCTTGGTTAGGATGTTATTTCATGAATTTCAAGTGCATCGTATACAAGCCAACCTCGATGCAAGAAATATAGCATCACAAAAGTTGTGCGAGTGTATAGGTATGAGAAAAGAAGCTCACTTCATTCAGGATTTTTGGAATAAGAATGAATGGACAGATAGCCTTATATATGGAATGCTGCTTTCAGACTTAAAGTAA
- a CDS encoding GNAT family N-acetyltransferase, whose protein sequence is MIRPYRLEDKDYIVNSHYELYNKEFGYDLSFRGFIEESVNGFIERADSDENIFILEVDKKQSGSVSIKKVNDTTAQLGLFLVEPNVRGTGYGRKLVETAINFSKKNGFKRIVLWTNSELKSARQLYERFGFKLKGNQIQMLSNKELTEEKWELVLVDN, encoded by the coding sequence TTGATACGTCCATATAGATTAGAAGATAAAGATTACATAGTAAACTCCCACTATGAGTTATACAATAAAGAATTTGGATACGATTTATCTTTTCGAGGTTTTATAGAAGAAAGTGTTAATGGGTTTATTGAACGGGCAGACTCCGATGAGAACATTTTCATTTTAGAGGTTGATAAGAAACAAAGTGGTTCCGTAAGTATTAAAAAGGTTAATGACACTACTGCGCAATTGGGTTTATTTCTTGTTGAACCTAACGTTCGAGGGACTGGATATGGAAGGAAGTTAGTCGAAACAGCTATTAACTTTAGCAAAAAAAATGGGTTTAAGAGGATTGTGCTTTGGACTAATAGCGAACTGAAATCTGCAAGGCAACTTTACGAGAGATTTGGGTTTAAATTAAAGGGAAATCAAATTCAAATGCTTTCCAATAAAGAACTTACCGAAGAAAAATGGGAGTTAGTGTTAGTGGATAATTGA
- a CDS encoding YdeI/OmpD-associated family protein: MTIINKLNLSKYKKMVVLNQPSDYDLFNGYRTELSGDHDAIFIFVETIEEMVNQTQKVINAEQLQEKGYLFFAYPKKGNKRYETFIHRDEIFPTMKVDEDGYVENSDVKFSRMVSMDDVFTVVGLKREKKKAEKSSATSQCVADYEENVEDIEGLLTDHPNELKFYQELTPGYKRDWARYIFSAKQQKTRDKRRMQMVDVLSQGYKSIDLYRQKK, translated from the coding sequence ATGACAATTATTAATAAACTAAATCTGAGTAAATATAAAAAAATGGTCGTGCTTAATCAACCTAGTGATTATGATTTGTTTAATGGATATAGGACGGAACTATCAGGAGACCATGATGCTATCTTCATTTTTGTTGAAACTATTGAAGAAATGGTGAATCAAACTCAAAAAGTGATTAATGCCGAACAACTACAAGAAAAAGGCTACTTGTTTTTTGCATATCCGAAAAAAGGGAACAAGCGATATGAGACGTTTATTCACAGAGATGAAATTTTTCCAACAATGAAAGTAGATGAAGATGGGTATGTGGAAAATAGCGATGTGAAGTTTTCACGAATGGTAAGTATGGATGATGTATTTACGGTCGTTGGATTAAAGCGTGAGAAGAAGAAAGCAGAAAAGTCTTCAGCTACTAGTCAATGTGTAGCAGATTACGAAGAAAATGTTGAAGATATAGAAGGGCTATTAACAGATCATCCAAATGAATTAAAGTTTTATCAGGAACTAACACCAGGTTACAAAAGGGATTGGGCTCGCTATATTTTCTCAGCTAAGCAACAGAAAACTCGTGATAAACGCCGAATGCAAATGGTTGATGTCTTATCACAAGGATACAAATCAATTGATTTGTATCGTCAAAAAAAGTAA
- a CDS encoding DUF3231 family protein, whose product MEKDKLKLTSAEIGTLWMEYVNGTAVDTVNKYMVSIIEDEKIKQLFEEAIMIFDNQKKQIATFIENEGFPVPIGFTDSDLNIGVKRLFSDTFCLHYLHIMTLHGLLGHMTSLSASVRKDLRYFYDSCDNDGKKMYHQTTELLLEKGHFQRDPYFYPEATPEFVTGQQFLDGFFGDKRPLAATEIISLSFNIKKKILEKTLSIAFSQVTQSKEVREFLESSEKTSDGQIQTLAKILQSDNLPVPMSWETEVTTSQDSPFSDKLMLYHIGFLLQTAQAYHGTGLASAMRTDLALTYEKIILKNLMVTKEWFTIMTKYKWLEQPPLAPNRKKIAKDT is encoded by the coding sequence ATGGAAAAAGATAAGTTAAAACTCACATCTGCTGAAATAGGGACATTGTGGATGGAATATGTAAACGGAACAGCCGTTGATACTGTAAACAAATATATGGTATCGATCATAGAGGATGAAAAGATAAAACAATTATTTGAAGAAGCCATCATGATTTTTGATAACCAAAAAAAACAGATCGCTACCTTTATAGAAAATGAAGGATTTCCAGTCCCCATTGGATTTACTGATTCAGACCTTAATATAGGGGTAAAAAGGCTGTTCTCCGACACATTCTGTTTACATTACTTGCACATAATGACGCTACATGGTTTGCTAGGTCACATGACATCACTTAGCGCATCTGTAAGAAAGGATTTAAGGTATTTTTACGATTCTTGCGATAATGACGGAAAAAAAATGTACCATCAAACGACTGAATTACTTTTGGAAAAGGGGCACTTTCAAAGAGACCCTTACTTTTACCCTGAAGCAACTCCTGAATTTGTTACGGGTCAACAATTTTTAGATGGCTTTTTTGGTGACAAACGCCCATTAGCTGCCACTGAAATTATCAGTCTTTCGTTTAATATTAAAAAGAAAATATTAGAAAAAACACTTTCTATTGCTTTTAGCCAAGTGACACAATCAAAAGAAGTGAGGGAATTTTTAGAGTCATCGGAAAAAACCTCAGATGGACAAATTCAAACACTTGCTAAAATACTTCAATCAGATAATTTACCTGTGCCAATGTCATGGGAAACAGAAGTTACAACTTCTCAGGATTCTCCCTTTTCAGATAAGTTAATGTTGTACCACATTGGATTTCTATTACAAACTGCACAAGCCTATCATGGAACTGGACTTGCTTCAGCAATGAGAACAGACCTTGCACTAACTTATGAAAAGATTATATTAAAGAACTTGATGGTTACTAAAGAATGGTTCACCATAATGACAAAATATAAGTGGTTAGAACAGCCACCGCTTGCACCTAATAGGAAAAAAATTGCAAAAGATACATAA
- a CDS encoding BCCT family transporter, giving the protein MKTRMSLKTDWTTFAVSGGFLFLFVIFALVDINRVEGWVTNSFNWSVTFFGAYWQLLLLGNFVIGMILAFSRYGNVKLGKMEKPENGNFRWISMILCTLLASGGVFWAASEPIYHFVTTPPLFASDGMTPQEAIIPALSQSFVHWGFLAWASLGTLTTIVLMYAHYHKGYPLKPRAILYPIFGEKIFKKSIVGSTADIVSIIAVAAGTMGPIGFLGLQIGYGLHFLFDIPNTLTTNMIIVGALILIAAISVASGVDKGIQFLSRLNVIFVVLLTAILLIIGPTMFLIDSFIGAQAFQLQHFFQMNLYRADQAWLGYWTIFFWGWFLGYAPMLAIFISKISRGRTIRELIVAVSIIAPLVSNFWFAVVGGTGLSHELTNPGSISGPLSDGGMPATVMAIMNQLPMGFWLAIGFLIVSIVFVSTTVDSISYTVAVTIQGTDHPQKWMRVFWVILFGMLSVVLLTIGEGSIQALQNFIVVTAVPVSILLLPPLWSAPKIAKQMAREQGIVSSVEAAKEKKIA; this is encoded by the coding sequence ATGAAAACAAGAATGAGTTTGAAAACGGACTGGACTACATTTGCCGTTAGTGGAGGTTTTTTATTCCTCTTTGTCATTTTTGCATTAGTTGATATTAATAGAGTTGAAGGTTGGGTAACTAATTCCTTCAATTGGTCTGTCACATTTTTTGGTGCTTATTGGCAATTATTATTATTAGGAAATTTTGTAATTGGAATGATCTTAGCTTTTTCGAGATATGGAAATGTGAAGTTAGGAAAAATGGAGAAACCGGAGAATGGTAATTTTCGTTGGATTTCTATGATTCTATGTACGCTTCTAGCTAGTGGTGGTGTATTTTGGGCTGCATCAGAGCCAATCTATCATTTTGTAACAACTCCACCGTTGTTTGCAAGTGATGGAATGACTCCGCAAGAGGCCATTATACCGGCTTTATCTCAAAGTTTTGTCCACTGGGGCTTTTTAGCTTGGGCATCTTTAGGGACTTTAACAACCATTGTCCTCATGTATGCACATTATCATAAAGGATATCCACTTAAACCACGTGCCATTTTGTATCCTATTTTCGGAGAAAAGATTTTTAAGAAAAGCATCGTTGGTTCAACTGCCGATATTGTTTCCATTATTGCAGTTGCTGCAGGTACAATGGGTCCGATCGGATTTTTAGGTTTGCAAATTGGGTATGGTCTTCATTTTTTATTTGATATTCCAAATACGTTAACTACGAATATGATCATTGTTGGGGCATTAATCCTGATTGCTGCTATATCTGTCGCAAGTGGTGTTGACAAAGGGATTCAATTTTTAAGTCGTTTAAATGTTATCTTTGTCGTCTTATTAACAGCGATCCTTCTCATTATTGGACCAACAATGTTCTTAATAGATTCTTTTATTGGTGCTCAAGCTTTTCAATTGCAGCATTTTTTCCAGATGAATTTATATCGCGCAGATCAAGCTTGGCTTGGGTATTGGACGATCTTTTTCTGGGGCTGGTTCTTAGGATATGCCCCGATGTTGGCAATTTTCATTAGTAAAATATCGCGCGGTCGTACGATCAGAGAGCTTATTGTAGCCGTATCGATTATCGCTCCGCTCGTTAGTAATTTCTGGTTTGCCGTTGTTGGTGGTACTGGATTATCTCATGAACTAACGAATCCCGGTTCGATTTCAGGCCCTTTAAGTGATGGCGGAATGCCCGCGACCGTCATGGCCATTATGAACCAATTACCTATGGGATTCTGGCTCGCTATTGGGTTCTTAATCGTTAGTATTGTGTTTGTATCGACTACCGTTGATTCGATTTCATATACAGTAGCCGTAACCATACAAGGTACAGATCATCCCCAAAAATGGATGAGAGTCTTTTGGGTCATCTTGTTTGGGATGTTATCCGTAGTCCTATTAACAATCGGTGAAGGCAGTATACAGGCATTACAAAACTTTATTGTGGTCACGGCAGTACCTGTATCAATCTTGCTCCTTCCACCACTATGGAGTGCACCAAAGATTGCAAAGCAAATGGCTAGAGAACAGGGGATTGTATCTTCTGTTGAAGCTGCGAAAGAAAAGAAAATAGCGTAG
- a CDS encoding DUF421 domain-containing protein — translation MEVLKESVIILARIITIFPFFLLITQYMGKRSIGEMPIFDFLIIMTLANVVGADIADPNVNHVYTYLAIIVIPLMQRLTAYLSITHRKIGKKITFEPTLVIQDGKLLVENLKRIRYSIDNVLQMLRQKNIFDISDVEIAIIEANGQISVLKKESKLEVTIEDINLKKKSKSLSYPLIVEGKIYEDILTYLGLNRQWLIAELQRR, via the coding sequence ATGGAGGTTTTAAAAGAGTCAGTTATTATATTGGCGAGAATTATTACGATCTTCCCGTTCTTTTTATTAATAACGCAATATATGGGTAAACGCTCGATTGGAGAAATGCCTATTTTCGATTTCCTTATTATTATGACTTTAGCCAATGTTGTAGGGGCCGACATTGCTGATCCGAATGTAAATCATGTGTATACGTATTTAGCTATTATAGTTATTCCACTGATGCAAAGGTTAACTGCTTACTTATCAATTACACATCGAAAAATAGGGAAAAAGATAACGTTCGAACCTACGCTAGTCATTCAAGATGGGAAGCTTTTAGTGGAAAACTTAAAAAGGATTAGGTATAGCATCGATAACGTGTTGCAAATGTTACGACAAAAAAATATTTTTGATATAAGTGATGTTGAAATTGCCATTATCGAAGCAAATGGGCAAATAAGCGTGTTAAAAAAAGAAAGTAAATTAGAAGTAACGATCGAGGATATTAATTTAAAAAAGAAAAGCAAAAGTTTGTCTTATCCATTAATCGTAGAAGGGAAAATTTACGAAGATATATTAACCTATCTAGGTTTAAACCGACAATGGTTAATTGCTGAATTGCAACGAAGATAG
- a CDS encoding cytochrome b5 domain-containing protein — protein MKKFKGLLVLSITAFVLAACGGDTTTEEPDTSTPEESTEENTTEETDASAVEEGQVFTVEELSEYNGQDGNPAYVAVDGVVYDVSDIGAWEGGEHFGGVMAGADNTEKISASPHGSSVLENLPIVGTLE, from the coding sequence ATGAAAAAATTTAAAGGGTTATTAGTATTGTCAATAACGGCTTTTGTTTTAGCAGCTTGTGGTGGGGACACAACAACTGAAGAACCAGATACGTCGACACCGGAAGAAAGTACAGAGGAAAATACTACAGAAGAAACAGACGCTTCAGCAGTTGAAGAAGGTCAAGTATTCACAGTGGAAGAACTTAGTGAGTATAATGGGCAAGATGGAAACCCTGCTTATGTAGCGGTTGACGGAGTCGTTTACGATGTTTCAGATATTGGAGCTTGGGAAGGTGGAGAACACTTTGGTGGAGTAATGGCTGGTGCTGACAACACAGAAAAGATTTCAGCATCTCCACACGGCTCATCTGTATTGGAAAATTTACCAATCGTCGGTACACTTGAATAA
- a CDS encoding VOC family protein gives MIIGLHHIQITIPKGAEEQGKDFYCRVLGLKEIEKPDSLKGRGGFWLQVGAQEVHVGTEEGFDRFTTKAHLAYQVEDVSHWRKVLKEKNIKILDSVPIPNYERFEFRDPFGNRVEMIQGI, from the coding sequence ATGATTATTGGATTGCATCACATTCAAATTACGATCCCAAAGGGTGCTGAAGAGCAAGGAAAAGATTTTTACTGTCGTGTATTGGGTTTAAAGGAAATCGAAAAGCCTGATTCCTTAAAAGGGCGAGGGGGATTCTGGTTACAAGTTGGAGCCCAAGAGGTGCATGTTGGGACAGAAGAAGGTTTCGATCGGTTCACAACGAAAGCCCATTTAGCCTATCAAGTGGAAGATGTTTCTCACTGGAGAAAAGTTTTAAAAGAGAAGAACATAAAAATATTAGACTCTGTTCCGATTCCCAATTATGAACGTTTTGAATTTAGAGATCCTTTTGGTAATAGAGTAGAAATGATACAAGGAATTTAA
- a CDS encoding VOC family protein, with protein sequence MILGLYEAHLPVSNLKSSIEYYKRLGLEFSHCHEDKLAFFWIDKGKSWLGLWETDKVELEYHPSIRHIAFQVSLEDLKNAVVWLNERGCKPREAFGFEPIEPFVMAHNGKAHAKIHFNDPDGNSLELICKIPNPKNLTSRMYLSEWERVNEEG encoded by the coding sequence ATGATTCTAGGATTATATGAAGCACATTTACCAGTAAGCAATTTAAAGAGTTCTATTGAATATTATAAAAGATTAGGCTTAGAGTTTTCACATTGCCACGAGGATAAGTTAGCCTTTTTTTGGATTGATAAAGGGAAAAGCTGGTTGGGATTATGGGAAACAGATAAGGTTGAACTTGAATACCACCCTTCTATCAGGCACATAGCTTTTCAAGTTTCTTTAGAAGATCTAAAAAATGCAGTTGTGTGGTTGAATGAAAGAGGTTGTAAGCCTAGAGAAGCGTTTGGGTTTGAGCCAATAGAACCTTTTGTGATGGCTCATAATGGTAAGGCTCACGCCAAAATCCACTTTAACGACCCTGATGGCAACAGTCTTGAACTTATCTGTAAAATTCCCAATCCTAAAAATTTGACGAGCCGGATGTACTTAAGCGAGTGGGAAAGGGTAAACGAAGAAGGTTAG
- the modA gene encoding molybdate ABC transporter substrate-binding protein → MKKFYGLLVFVFLLVGCGSAGTEPDKAESKHESEEASVELLISAAASLTDVLEEVKEKYAEEKPTVTLTFNMGPSGQLQQQIEQGAPADVFLSAAQRQMDELEEKELLIKETKVDIVGNELVLIAPTHSTLTSFEELKGDAVKHIGIGNPDSVPVGQYAREVLENINLWEDLSPKLVEGQNVRTVLSYVETGNAEAGFVYRSDTVASDKVKIIEAAPEGSASPILYPAAVVKASKHQDEAKAFVEFLQTDLAIEIFEQYGFKQIEK, encoded by the coding sequence ATGAAGAAATTTTATGGCCTTTTGGTTTTCGTGTTTTTGCTTGTCGGTTGTGGAAGTGCGGGCACTGAGCCAGATAAAGCAGAATCGAAACATGAATCAGAAGAGGCTTCTGTAGAGTTACTCATTTCGGCCGCTGCTAGTTTAACTGATGTGTTAGAGGAAGTGAAGGAAAAGTACGCTGAGGAGAAACCAACTGTTACGTTAACATTTAATATGGGGCCATCTGGTCAGTTGCAGCAGCAAATTGAACAAGGCGCACCTGCTGATGTTTTTCTTTCAGCTGCTCAAAGACAGATGGATGAGCTAGAGGAAAAAGAGTTACTTATAAAGGAAACGAAAGTTGATATCGTAGGAAATGAACTCGTGTTAATAGCTCCTACTCATTCTACATTGACAAGCTTTGAGGAGTTAAAAGGAGATGCGGTCAAGCATATCGGAATTGGTAACCCAGACTCTGTCCCAGTAGGTCAATACGCAAGAGAAGTATTAGAAAATATCAACCTATGGGAAGATTTATCGCCAAAATTAGTCGAAGGTCAAAATGTGAGAACGGTCTTATCTTATGTTGAAACTGGAAATGCTGAGGCCGGGTTCGTTTATCGTTCTGATACAGTAGCTTCGGATAAAGTAAAAATTATTGAAGCAGCACCAGAAGGTTCAGCTTCACCAATCCTTTATCCAGCAGCAGTAGTAAAAGCTAGCAAGCATCAAGACGAAGCAAAAGCGTTTGTCGAATTTTTACAGACGGATCTAGCTATTGAGATCTTTGAACAGTATGGTTTTAAGCAAATCGAAAAGTAA
- the modB gene encoding molybdate ABC transporter permease subunit, translating into MLDLTPLWISMKTSLTATAITFFLGLAVAYWMAHYKGRLKGIIDGLLILPMVLPPTVVGFILLLVFGKNSFIGGLLANFDITVVFTWWATVIAATVVAFPLMYKTARGAFEQVDMTYIEAARTLGYHDLKIFWKVVLPLAWPGIAAGTILSFARALGEFGATLMLAGSIPGKTQTVPIAIYFASEGGNMDQAFIWVMIIISISLMVVVLSNLWTTKRYSTIGRVRGDR; encoded by the coding sequence ATGCTAGATTTAACCCCCTTATGGATATCGATGAAAACATCACTTACAGCAACGGCCATCACTTTCTTTTTAGGGTTGGCCGTTGCTTACTGGATGGCACATTACAAGGGGCGACTTAAAGGGATCATTGACGGGCTTCTCATCTTGCCAATGGTACTTCCTCCCACTGTTGTGGGTTTTATTTTATTGCTTGTCTTCGGAAAAAATAGCTTTATTGGTGGGTTATTAGCAAACTTTGATATTACCGTAGTCTTTACTTGGTGGGCGACTGTCATTGCAGCGACGGTCGTTGCGTTCCCTCTGATGTATAAAACTGCAAGAGGTGCTTTTGAACAAGTTGACATGACTTATATTGAGGCGGCTCGTACGTTAGGTTATCATGATTTGAAAATATTTTGGAAAGTCGTTCTACCTCTGGCCTGGCCAGGGATTGCCGCAGGAACCATCCTCTCTTTCGCACGAGCATTAGGAGAATTTGGAGCAACGTTAATGCTAGCGGGGAGCATCCCAGGAAAAACACAAACGGTTCCTATCGCGATTTACTTTGCTTCTGAAGGTGGAAACATGGATCAGGCATTTATTTGGGTGATGATCATTATATCTATTTCCTTAATGGTTGTTGTGCTTTCAAACCTTTGGACAACTAAGCGCTATTCTACTATTGGACGAGTTAGGGGGGATCGTTGA
- a CDS encoding helix-turn-helix transcriptional regulator, producing the protein MSDNVSYTPDEIATILKISRYTVYEMIKRGELQAYRIGRKMRIDDKDLQEYILKRKGIQSTPKDQQLEEPSTQTIVPKNKGFIICGQDVVLDILARHLDNQFTNLPILRKYVGSMNGLLAMYHGNANIATGHLWAADVDEYNVPYVQRLLPGVNSVVINLVSRMAGFYVAKGNPKEIQNWTDLVRQDIRFVNREKGCGARVLLDEQLKLQTIDRKRINGYNQEELSHLAIASAVARGEADVGVGIEKVALQVNDIEFIPMQKERYDLIIRKEDFEKPHFQQLLTVIRSKAFKQEVLGMGHYDVSRMGEIIAEV; encoded by the coding sequence ATGTCGGACAATGTTTCCTATACACCAGATGAAATTGCAACAATACTTAAAATATCTCGCTATACTGTATATGAAATGATTAAACGTGGTGAGCTGCAGGCCTATCGAATTGGAAGAAAAATGCGAATTGATGACAAAGATCTACAGGAATATATCCTTAAAAGAAAAGGAATTCAGTCAACTCCGAAAGATCAACAGTTGGAAGAACCTTCTACGCAAACCATTGTCCCAAAAAATAAAGGCTTTATCATTTGTGGGCAAGATGTCGTTTTAGATATTTTGGCTAGGCATTTAGATAATCAATTTACGAATCTACCTATTTTGCGAAAATACGTAGGTAGTATGAATGGGTTGTTAGCTATGTATCATGGTAATGCCAACATTGCCACTGGACATTTATGGGCCGCAGATGTAGATGAGTATAATGTTCCTTACGTTCAAAGGTTGCTACCTGGCGTTAATTCCGTAGTCATCAACCTTGTTTCCCGCATGGCAGGGTTTTACGTTGCCAAAGGGAATCCAAAAGAGATTCAGAATTGGACCGATTTAGTTAGACAAGACATTCGCTTTGTAAACCGCGAAAAAGGCTGTGGAGCCAGGGTTCTTCTAGATGAACAGTTAAAGTTGCAAACAATCGATCGGAAACGAATTAATGGCTATAACCAAGAAGAGTTAAGCCATTTGGCTATCGCAAGTGCGGTAGCTCGAGGAGAGGCCGATGTTGGGGTCGGAATTGAAAAAGTAGCCTTGCAAGTAAACGATATCGAATTCATCCCTATGCAGAAGGAAAGATACGACCTGATCATCCGCAAAGAAGACTTTGAAAAACCCCATTTCCAACAATTGCTGACGGTTATTCGTTCAAAAGCTTTTAAGCAAGAAGTGTTAGGTATGGGTCATTACGATGTGTCACGTATGGGAGAAATCATTGCTGAAGTGTAA
- a CDS encoding AraC family transcriptional regulator, which translates to MDLLENMNAAVSYIENHLDEEINYKEVAKIACFSEHHFKRMFSFIAGISLTEYVRRRRLTLAAFDLKESYMRVIDVAVKYGYNSPDSFSRAFQALHGVIPSTVKSSEAPLKAFPRMTFQMAIKGDVEMNYRFVDKEAFTVVGKKETVASSGSEFNPKMWEQIEEIEETIKPYDNTPFSGILHVSMTKENGDIDYYIATATAKLCPKELELLKIDSQRWAVFQVTGKMPEALLATWERVYTEWFPTSGYQLADAPEFVKGNDTTTEIWVPVKMK; encoded by the coding sequence ATGGATTTGCTTGAAAATATGAATGCGGCAGTAAGCTATATCGAGAACCATTTGGATGAGGAGATCAATTATAAAGAAGTAGCAAAGATTGCCTGCTTTTCTGAACATCATTTTAAAAGAATGTTCTCGTTCATAGCAGGGATCTCCTTGACCGAATATGTTCGCAGAAGACGTTTGACCTTAGCTGCTTTTGATTTGAAAGAGAGCTATATGAGAGTGATTGATGTAGCGGTTAAGTATGGATACAACTCACCAGATTCATTTTCAAGGGCATTCCAAGCGCTACATGGAGTAATCCCAAGTACAGTTAAGAGTTCAGAAGCTCCATTAAAAGCTTTTCCTCGGATGACCTTCCAAATGGCGATTAAGGGAGATGTTGAAATGAATTACAGATTTGTTGATAAAGAAGCTTTTACCGTAGTAGGGAAAAAAGAAACAGTAGCGTCTAGTGGGTCTGAATTCAATCCAAAAATGTGGGAACAGATCGAAGAGATCGAAGAAACGATTAAACCATATGATAATACTCCTTTTTCGGGCATTTTACATGTTTCAATGACTAAAGAGAACGGAGACATCGATTACTACATTGCTACTGCGACTGCGAAGCTATGTCCTAAGGAACTTGAGCTTTTGAAAATTGATTCGCAAAGATGGGCAGTCTTTCAAGTAACAGGAAAAATGCCAGAGGCTTTATTAGCGACTTGGGAGCGAGTATATACTGAATGGTTCCCCACATCTGGATATCAATTAGCTGATGCCCCTGAATTTGTTAAAGGAAATGATACAACGACAGAAATTTGGGTTCCTGTGAAGATGAAATAG
- a CDS encoding alpha/beta fold hydrolase — protein MAKELLIPIRDCKLYAQLVGKNNGKPTIVLEAGYGDYSKAWDSVIREVSLLSNVLIYDRAGLGKSESSLNRRTSREMIKELKELLMKAKIEPPYILVGHSFGGVNARLYATEYPNDVCGLLLVDSTPEDYKEKFLPSMSKEFQQAYNKQFVYEGNYDEFMESLKQLKQSKRQLDIPLIVLAAGKKAHYSEQSQMLWNEMQKDISTISSNSTFIIAENSTHYIQNDEPEVVVSAIRTLLDNS, from the coding sequence ATGGCAAAAGAGTTGTTAATACCAATAAGAGATTGTAAGCTATATGCCCAATTAGTTGGTAAAAATAATGGGAAACCAACGATTGTATTGGAAGCTGGATATGGCGATTATTCAAAGGCTTGGGACTCAGTAATACGAGAGGTTTCATTGCTTTCAAATGTTCTCATATACGATAGAGCAGGGCTTGGAAAGAGCGAATCAAGTCTTAACCGAAGAACAAGTCGTGAGATGATAAAAGAATTAAAAGAACTTCTTATGAAAGCGAAGATAGAACCGCCGTATATATTAGTCGGTCATTCATTTGGAGGAGTTAATGCAAGGTTATATGCAACGGAATATCCTAATGACGTTTGTGGACTGCTCTTAGTTGATTCTACACCTGAAGATTATAAAGAAAAGTTTCTCCCTTCAATGTCAAAAGAATTTCAGCAAGCATATAACAAACAATTTGTTTACGAAGGAAATTATGATGAATTTATGGAAAGCTTGAAACAACTAAAACAATCAAAAAGACAATTAGATATACCATTAATTGTTCTTGCAGCAGGAAAAAAAGCTCATTATTCAGAGCAATCACAAATGTTATGGAATGAAATGCAGAAAGATATTTCTACAATATCATCAAATAGCACATTCATAATTGCAGAAAATAGTACTCATTATATACAAAATGATGAACCAGAAGTTGTTGTTAGTGCAATAAGAACATTGCTAGATAACAGTTAA